The Plasmodium berghei ANKA genome assembly, chromosome: 8 genome has a segment encoding these proteins:
- a CDS encoding guanylate kinase, putative encodes MKKFSPLVICGPSGVGKGTLIKKLFDEFSNNFRFSISCTTRNKREYEKDGVDYYFINKEEFEEKIKNKQFLEYDKYANNLYGTLKTEYDQAEKENKICLFEMNINGVKQLKKSEYIKHAIYIFIKQPNTNVILNRLKKRNTETEEQIKTRMFELTREIEEANTLGFDFFLINDDFEKAYNDLKNYLMKSYSQLRSEAEKSE; translated from the coding sequence atgaaaaagttTAGTCCTTTAGTTATTTGTGGGCCATCAGGTGTAGGGAAAGGAACCCTGATTAAAAAACTATTTGATGAATtctcaaataattttcgaTTTTCTATTAGTTGTACAACTAGAAATAAAAGAGAATATGAAAAGGATGGAGtggattattattttataaataaagaagagtttgaagaaaaaataaaaaataaacaattcttagaatatgataaatatgcaaataatttatatggGACATTAAAAACAGAATATGATCAAgcagaaaaagaaaataaaatatgccTATTcgaaatgaatataaatggAGTTAAACAACTTAAGAAATCAGAATATATTAAGCatgctatatatatttttataaaacagCCAAATACTAATGTTATTTTAAACAGattgaaaaaaagaaatacgGAAACAGaagaacaaataaaaacacGAATGTTTGAGCTAACTAGGGAGATTGAAGAAGCTAATACATTGGGATTTGATTTCTTTCTAATAAATGATGATTTTGAAAAAGCAtataatgatttaaaaaattacttAATGAAGTCTTATTCACAATTGAGAAGTGAAGCAGAAAAGTCTGAATAA
- a CDS encoding transcription initiation factor TFIID subunit 7, putative has protein sequence MEKKERDIKISLNINANIKVDYFDENLPEGIDSELKPNSKDVLQAIRLIENIRNGTFNYKNLQEVYFMNDTDLLKIINEAKTEEKFKSTQNKSPIQNNDVIEEINVNNNYGDDNREVIENNKNGNEYINNGIKNGKIFMMDNSQVGKVCIIRFPPKVSIMIKKHLIEKDLDLEIKPTNLLNSRFFIINFKNINKKYYGILLELSTHIEIHKTLDRNNLYKTNDVSQIIYVYDPQDKKNKKLIKKMINNNFQLNSGISNKVNNFNFQNWAKLYKYHDIYFAEKLLNDYLNANFYDYYDIYVKTYNEMYNHIEIEQGNCNKQNDIVDEGTDISKILSSLDNTYNIMNKIEKDNSDINLETLLNYDINHDNYESDVSDLLLGGNYYLRKKK, from the exons atggaaaaaaaagagagggatataaaaatatcactcaatataaatgcaaatataaaagtgGATTATTTTGATGAGAACCTTCCAGAAGGTATTGACTCGGAACTTAAGCCAAATTCAAAGGATGTACTTCAAGCTAT AAGATTAATCGAAAATATTCGAAATGGAACATTTAACTACAAAAATTTACAAGAggtttattttatgaatgatacagatttattaaaaataataaatgaagcAAAAACAgaagaaaaatttaaaagcacacaaaataaaagtcctatacaaaataatgatgTTATAGAGGAAATAAATGTTAATAACAATTATGGGGACGACAATAGAGAAgttatagaaaataataaaaatggaaatgaatatattaataatggaataaaaaatggcaaaatatttatgatgGATAATAGCCAAGTAGGGAAAGTATGTATCATTAGATTTCCTCCTAAAGTTTcgataatgataaaaaaacatttaataGAAAAAGATTTGGATTTAGAAATAAAACCaactaatttattaaattctcggttttttataattaattttaaaaatataaataaaaaatattatgggATATTACTTGAACTTTCTACACATATAGAAATTCATAAAACATTGGATAGAAACAATTTATACAAAACAAATGATGTGTctcaaataatttatgtatacGATCCtcaagataaaaaaaataaaaaacttataaaaaaaatgataaataataatttccaATTAAATAGTGGAATTAGTAATAAAgttaacaattttaattttcaaaattgggcaaaattatataaatatcatgatatatattttgcagaaaaattattaaatgattatttaaatgCTAATTTTTACgattattatgatatatatgtcAAAACATATAATGAAATGTATAACCATATAGAGATTGAACAAGGAAATTGTaacaaacaaaatgatataGTTGATGAAGGTACAGATATTAGTAAAATTTTAAGCTCTTTAGATAATacttataatattatgaacaaaattgaaaaagatAATTCAGACATAAATCTAGAAACATTGTTAAACTATGATATAAATCATGATAATTATGAATCGGATGTCTCAGATTTATTATTAGGaggaaattattatttgagaaaaaaaaaatga
- a CDS encoding RNA-binding protein, putative, with product MSIKSKLDMSLDELIEKENVKANKKMSIDKKPINKTIEKNGGQKYLYSIIISNVNSNKLELYKKEFSKFGKIFNIYHDNEKKITYVKYDNKNSCDNAISAMNNSTLDGDIITIVLGKKILDKKNNKNLIQNPNIVNNNKIIPPYKIPMYNTNSFPYYMNNNNFNVPYNNNIPYPNTFQNNFYDKNIQPFNNHKNIYDTTKNNTIIVTNVPTYLNAEDIFSAFQETGKIVDVQILMNEKRKLTGIVSIEYEKNESASDAVRMYDGGFLNDNRIRVFLDCR from the exons ATGAGTATAAAAAGTAAATTAGATATGAGTTTAGATGAACTCATAGAAAAGGAGAATGTAAAGGccaacaaaaaaatgtccATAGACAAAAAACCAATTAATAAAACTATTGAAAAGAATGGGG gtcaaaaatatttatacagTATAATTATATCCAATGTTAACAGCAATAAGttagaattatataaaaaagaattcagtaaatttggaaaaatatttaatatatatcatgaTAATGAGAAGAAAATTAC gtatgtaaaatatgataataaaaattcctGTGATAATGCTATAAGCGCTATGAACAATTCAACTTTAGATGGAGACATAATAACAATTGTATTg ggtaaaaaaattttggataaaaagaataacaaaaatttaattcaaAACCCAAATATtgtgaataataataaaataattccCCCTTATAAAATTCCAATGTATAATACAAACTCATTTccttattatatgaataacaataattttaatgtcccatataataataatatccCTTACCCCAATacatttcaaaataatttctatgacaaaaatattcaacCATTTAacaatcataaaaatatatatg ATACAACTAAGAACAACACAATAATAGTTACAAATGTTCCTACATATCTTAACGCAGAAGATATATTTTCGGCTTTTCAAGAAACTGGGAAAATTGTCGATGTGCAAATACTTATGAATGAAAAg aGAAAATTAACTGGTATAGTTAGTAtagaatatgaaaaaaatgaatctGCTTCGGATGCAGTTCGAATGTACGATGGAGGTTTTTTGAATGACAACAGAATTCGAGTTTTTTTGGATTGCCGATAG
- a CDS encoding high molecular weight rhoptry protein 2, translating to MVKLSGIILLSLVWLKLNNSYEIRERISNKNNPDDDILKINVEEDKKKICNNILIFLNADDILTENNKYSFMGKCEKLIDDIKNENNSPDITNEFALSLMHMRSKHTITSSINNNKALKNIIISLDKSMSEPEVINRVKHIIRFNKYLAGKLSYKNIGESLVLRVSSHERMRRSKRELVRNILKDFHIYGLYFDLKSENSTLLKNQESESLINIKNEKLCQTYIHLCQKFYEQTSVYYKIKTILNEVIKHTKDNYALEGEYDISKLFSLENSISQVSQHSDHMLTNESLIYDMNKSNYIKYNQLIHEVIPEDGNIEEQVKKGNGRYIVVVKNLKKAIGNSENYDNIMNIIKKYLINVTKNNKEILDMVMELGNEDIEQFMTQLVFFIHYGFLLITEDKHMIYLSDMIPTYTNLYRANEVLLLHIMDIKFESDDFNKYEKYKFETSDNDKETYSLLNEIDSITQLPKLSENVANDYFSKIMDKDAYTMLTLDKGINKYQFYFTMAFKDCNINQNYTPLAKDLWTELIYTFDNFGWFYFNPNKIMSSISKSNFIRHVLVSRNFILKNMESLIYLDTQISRLMDMIGLSFLADKSEYILDLSLSNYLFLYVNEYHIFKKDENVKLIHTYDYIDSIANNYYYFSEKKYPVFKTDYSSKLYTNFPNVYSLAYQLFNELAINMNISNTPLKKKLKNKSNYAYFTILNLIGPNHDIYSRGPRLIFAAYMLTLVFFIESQIDISRYRPNDMYFMKKAMPLLAPINRDDFNILKKRCSLLTDFIKINRNKAKNEHSRVEEYIKILNLVTILLWGKESNKSLYYDNDVSLYKKLLIACVFNGGITVQEKVIKSIKRSCNMEQYGLNKSNIEDFVNVNLSVYQWNPDILEKIATAFTLTCKVHNMIYEPFDVHKVDAKDYYKLAVAPDMVKTYHCFLLGRQAERLLESLILKKNFVKFKVEDAIDVYEFFYVTRILSKNPREDFELFLKNKKEYQKKQKDEIIKNSKLDENVTDILFQNYECYWFKSYENFKSLWMHAASNLGPGAYLRNFFSEIWNNMGTLFKKQSKVRDVEYFNINLIGGTLIDYYSPLLKSEEHCRNVTQKLFISMKDSGTKSRIEIPDEIKSKYFQCKLDYYKNNHSDPVHKIYSRDFLENKVYVFKQPYYLLSNIDDKNKKQLLRLFITETTLQYLLLDDIQIPECLGRCTIEHFNKVLLTTANAKPHETIIYNGLIPENCKSKIRKEMKIFIHSSFVHNLTRDYLTGELIRTQDIQNGDVHVCMGSDTYYTENILTDQHFDLTHKPQFNFPENNNYRVFLKKNINKIAKNPESQCYVHYELSVLDTDIPDPYREIGKDLITNIELLESK from the exons ATGGTAAAACTATCAGGGATAATTTTGCTTTCATTAGTTTGGttgaaattaaataattcttATGAAATAAGAGAAAgaatatcaaataaaaataacccagatgatgatatattaaaaataaatgtagaagaagataaaaaaaaaatatgtaataatattttgatattcTTAAATGCCGATGATATATTAacagaaaataataaatattcatttatggGAAAATGTGAGAAATTAAttgatgatataaaaaatgaaaataattccCCAGATATTACAAATGAGTTTGCTTTAAGTTTAATGCACATGCGTTCTAAGCATACAATAACATCaagtattaataataataaagcattgaaaaatataatcataAGTTTAGATAAATCAATGTCTGAACCTGAAGTTATAAACAGagtaaaacatataatacgatttaataaatatttagcTGGAAAATTAagttacaaaaatattggTGAATCATTAGTTTTAAGAGTAAGCAGCCATGAAAGAATGAGGCGATCAAAAAGGGAACTCgtaagaaatatattaaaagattttcatatttatggattatattttgatttaaaaTCTGAAAATTCTACACTATTAAAAAACCAAGAATCCGAATcacttataaatataaaaaatgaaaaattatgtcaaacttatattcatttatgtCAAAAGTTTTATGAACAAACAAgtgtatattataaaatcaaaACAATCCTTAACGAGGTAATTAAACACACAAAAGACAATTATGCACTAGAAGGGGAATATgatatatcaaaattatttagtTTAGAAAACTCTATAAGCCAAGTATCACAGCATTCTGACCATATGCTTACCAATGAATCGTTAATTTATGACATGAATAAATCAAACTACATTAAATACAACCAACTAATTCATGAAGTAATACCTGAAGACGGAAATATAGAAGAACAAGTTAAAAAAGGCAATGGACGATATATAGTTGTTGTTAAAAATTTGAAGAAAGCTATAGGAAATTCTGAAAATTATGAcaatattatgaatataataaaaaaatatcttaTTAATGTCACtaagaataataaagaaatattgGATATGGTTATGGAATTAGGAAATGAAGACATCGAACAGT TTATGACACAGTTGGTCTTTTTCATTCACTACGGATTCTTGTTAATAACAGAAGACAAGCacatgatatatttatctgATATGATACCTACATACACAAACTTGTATAGAGCAAATGAAGTACTTCTATTACACATTATGGACATAAAATTTGAATCAGATGATTtcaataaatatgaaaaatataaatttgaaacTTCTGACAATGATAAAGAAACATATTctttattaaatgaaattgATAGTATTACACAATTACCAAAATTATCAGAAAATGTAGCAAatgattatttttctaaaataatGGATAAGGATGCTTATACAATGCTCACACTAGACAAAGGcattaataaatatcaattttattttactatgGCCTTTAAGGATTGCAACATAAATCAAA ATTATACACCCCTTGCAAAAGATTTATGGACCGAACTTATCTATACATTTGATAATTTTGGAT gGTTTTACTTCAATCCAAATAAGATAATGTCGAGTATTTCAAAATCGAACTTTATTAGACACGTATTAG TGTCAAGAAATTTCATTTTGAAGAACATGGAATCTTTGATATATTTGGATACACAAATTTCAAGATTAATGGATATGATAGGTTTATCTTTCTTAGCTGATAAATcagaatatattttagatttatcattatcgaattatttatttttatatgtaaatgagtatcatatatttaagaaagatgaaaatgtaaaattgATACATACATATGATTATATAGATTCCATAGCAAataactattattatttttccgAAAAGAAATATCCAGTTTTTAAAACAGATTATAGTAgcaaattatatacaaacTTTCCAAATGTATACAGTTTAGCTTATCAGCTATTTAATGAGCTAGCTATTAATATGAACATTTCAAATACGCCactaaagaaaaaattaaagaataaATCGAACTATGCTTATTTTACTATATTGAATTTGATTGGTCCAAACCACGATATTTATTCAAGAGGCCCCCGTTTGATATTTGCTGCATACATGCTAACATTAG TGTTTTTTATCGAATCCCAAATTGACATATCGAGATATCGACCAAACGACATGTATTTCATGAAAAAAGCAATGCCTTTATTAGCACCCATAAATCGTGACGATTTTAacatattgaaaaaaagaTGTTCGTTATTAACtgattttattaaaataaatagaaataaagcaaaaaatgaacattCACGTGTagaagaatatataaaaattcttAATTTAGTTACAATTCTTTTATGGGGTAAAGAAAGTAATAAGTCATTATATTATGACAACGATGTATCCTTATACAAGAAATTGTTGATTGCATGTGTGTTCAATGGAG GTATAACCGTTCAAGAAAAAGTCATAAAAAGTATTAAAAGATCTTGTAATATGGAGCAATATGgattaaataaatcaaaCATTGAAGATTTCGTAAATGTGAATTTAAGCGTCTATCAATGGAATCCAgatattttagaaaaaatcGCTACAGCATTTACATTAACTTGTAAAGTACATAATATGATATATGAACCTTTTGATGTTCATAAAGTCGATGCAAAggattattataaattagcAGTTGCTCCAGATATGGTAAAAACATATCATTGTTTCTTATTGGGAAGACAAGCAGAAAGATTGTTAGAATCattaatattgaaaaagaattttgttaaatttaAAGTTGAAGATGCAATAGATGTTTATGAATTTTTCTATGTTACAAgaattttatcaaaaaatcCACGAGAAgattttgaattatttttaaaaaataaaaaagaatatcaaaaaaaacaaaaagatgaaattatcaaaaatagtaaattaGATGAAAATGTTACAGATATcttatttcaaaattacGAATGTTATTGGTTCAAATcttatgaaaattttaaatcattatGGATGCATGCAGCAA GTAACTTGGGTCCAGGGGCTTACTTGAGGAATTTCTTCTCCGAAATATGGAACAACATGGGAACTTTATTCAAAAAACAATCTAAAGTTAGGGATGTTGAATACTTTAACA ttAACCTTATTGGTGGAACCTTAATTGATTACTATTCCCCATTATTAAAATCCGAAGAACATTGCCGAAATGTAACtcaaaaattattcatttcGATGAAAGATAGTGGAACCAAAAGTCGTATAGAAATTCCTGATGAaattaaatcaaaatattttcaatgtAAATTagattattataaaaataaccaCTCTGATCCagttcataaaatatattcccgtgattttttggaaaataaaGTTTACGTATTTAAACAgccatattatttattaagcAATAtagatgataaaaataaaaaacaattgtTAAGATTATTTATAACTGAAACAACTttacaatatttattacttGATGATATTCAAATACCTGAATGTCTTGGCAGATGTACAATAGAGCATTTTAATAAAGTTTTATTAACAACAGCAAATGCAAAACCTCATGAAactataatttataatggATTAATACCTGAAAATTGTAAATCTAAAATAAGaaaagaaatgaaaatatttatacattcaTCTTTTGTACATAATTTAACTAGGGACTATTTAACTGGAGAATTAATAAGAACACAAGATATTCAAAATGGAGATGTTCATGTATGTATGGGTTCAGATACATACTATACTGAAAACATTTTAACTGATCAGCATTTCGATTTAACTCACAAACCACAATTTAATTTCCCagaaaataacaattacagagtttttttaaaaaaaaacattaataaaattgcaAAAAATCCAGAAAGTCAATGTTATGTCCATTATGAACTTTCTGTTTTGGATACTG aTATTCCTGATCCATACCGTGAAATCGGTAAAGATTTGATTACGAACATAGAGCTTTTAGAGagcaaataa
- a CDS encoding G2 protein codes for MGQNISKSEEIEKQNIYANYPGLEQQLDMVFACHDISKDGKLPYATVEMILRHFLMQCGFMEYVCRFVNEEGKLDLKHVENYLKCKKLLYKLQCCGSCMLTLDEMKNLVLVFLKKISDTYLEDQSKWMEKMKSSQEEQGKALEEAMYEYEKNILYNHSIKEQQLLQNNKKLDEWNECIENAYEVQQEVLRQFEAKKIEKANQVANKNNELLIAQNYIEKIKEAATNKKQDSSKCFVYPASSAPCGACTSAGAVTPHRRYKEPRQKKEYSLCI; via the exons ATGGgacaaaatatatcaaagtctgaagaaattgaaaagcaaaatatttatgctAATTATCCTGGGCTTGAGCAGCAATTAGACATGGTTTTTGCATGTCATGACATTTCCAAGGATGGAAAATTACCGTATGCAACTGTCGAAATGATTTTGCGACATTTTTTGATGCAATGTGGTTTTATGGAATATGTTTGCAGATTTGTTAATGAAGAAG GTAAACTAGATTTGAAACATGTTgagaattatttaaaatgtaaGAAGCTATTGTACAAACTACAATGTTGTGGAAGTTGCATGCTTACACTTGatgaaatgaaaaatttagTCTTAgtgtttttaaaaaaaatatcagaTACATATTTAGAAGATCAATCTAAGTGgatggaaaaaatgaaatcaTCACAAGAAGAACAAGGTAAAGCCTTAGAAGAAGCAATGTatgaatatgaaaaaaatattttgtataacCATTCTATAAAAGAACAGCAACTccttcaaaataataaaaaattagatGAATGGAATGAGTGCATAGAAAATGCATATGAAGTACAACAAGAGGTACTACGACAATTTGAAgcgaaaaaaatagaaaaagcAAACCAAGtagcaaataaaaataatgaactGTTAATAGctcaaaattatattgaaaaaataaaggaaGCAGCaactaataaaaaacaagaCAGTTCAAAATGTTTTGTTTACCCAGCTTCATCAGCACCATGTGGTGCTTGCACATCTGCAGGAGCTGTTACACCACATCGAAGATATAAAGAGCCTAggcaaaaaaaagaatattcattatgtatataa
- a CDS encoding procollagen lysine 5-dioxygenase, putative produces the protein MTKCKKAKINIIEMQSRIKNIKLHVLTFATHEQGYFKTLQESCKKLNIDLIVLGMGNKWEGFISKLINVKEYLKKCNDKDIILFVDGFDTIFIQPSNVIIERYILNYDNFFVCTSESAYSSNIFLLRFIENMHLIFHDSIFKCNYNTKWDSINIKDKYSKFIYFYKNLNLLNSGGWISNVFLAKQILRYIPSFIENDQIFLTNLYLDCEFLANFPKKDTNDNNNSIVETQNDKHENDNNKNYYSKIILDNHNIIFHLFRKQNSIILLNYADCVNFFPFKPILRIYYDEENVEKKNGEIIEKEKLAVSSHTCSRKDKSTLYFIISFFKNIWNKTDENIGKIERTLKKIQILKNNNKNKIECLNQNTILDNIYMGNTNRKICQIEKTFNYSMIDTQTHTSPCILHIHCLRNIDNIILNVGLKNIYNYHWYSNIWYLFYSLKGTINFNYFSLLFSTIVVFVTFFLINMKYIIKLYIYMNKNILIDYMQKNEYFDNILFFLNDIEMSCFASFILACLFWIFYALNKSM, from the coding sequence ATGACTAAGTGTAAAAAAgccaaaataaatattatcgAAATGCAAAgcagaataaaaaatataaaattgcaTGTATTAACATTTGCTACACATGAACAAGGATATTTCAAAACGTTACAAGAAAgttgtaaaaaattaaatatagattTAATAGTATTAGGCATGGGTAATAAATGGGAAGGGTTTATAAGCAAActaataaatgtaaaagaATATCTTAAAAAGTGTAATGataaagatataatattatttgtagaTGGATTTGAtacaatatttattcaGCCATCTAATGTCATAATAgaaagatatatattaaattatgataACTTCTTTGTATGTACAAGTGAAAGTGCATATTCctctaatatatttttattacgatttatagaaaatatgcatttaatttttcatgatagtatatttaaatgtaattataatacaaaatgGGATTCTATCAATATTAAAGATAAATATagtaaatttatttatttttataaaaatttaaatttattaaattcaGGAGGATGGATAAGTAATGTCTTTTTAGctaaacaaattttaagaTATATACCTTCttttattgaaaatgatcaaatatttttaacaaatttatatttggaTTGTGAATTTTTAGCTAATTTTCCTAAAAAGGATacaaatgataataataatagtattgTTGAAACACAAAATGATAAacatgaaaatgataataataaaaactatTATAGCAAAATAATACTTGATAAccataatataatatttcatttatttcgaAAACAAAATAGTATAATACTTTTAAACTATGCTGATTGCGTGAATTTCTTTCCATTTAAGCCAATTTTAAGGATATACtatgatgaagaaaatgtggaaaaaaaaaatggagaaataattgaaaaagaaaaattagcTGTATCTTCACATACATGCTCTAGAAAAGATAAATCCAccttatattttattataagtttttttaaaaacatatgGAATAAAACAGATGAAAATATAGGAAAAATTGAAAGAactttgaaaaaaattcaaatacttaaaaataataacaaaaataaaattgaatgcttaaatcaaaatactattttagataatatatatatgggaAATACAAATAGGAAAATATGTCAAATAGAAAAGACATTTAATTATTCAATGATTGATACACAAACACATACATCACCATGCATACTTCATATACATTGTCTTAGaaatatagataatatTATACTAAATGTCggtttgaaaaatatatataattatcattGGTATAGTAATATATGGTACTTATTTTATAGTTTAAAAGGGacaataaattttaattatttcagTTTGTTATTTTCTACAATTGTAGTTTTtgttactttttttttaattaatatgaaatatataataaaattgtatatatatatgaataaaaatatattaatagattatatgcaaaaaaatgaatattttgacaatattttattttttttaaatgatattGAAATGTCTTGTTTTGcttcttttattttggcTTGCTTATTTTGGATTTTCTATGCGTTGAATAAGTCCATGTAA